From the Halorhabdus utahensis DSM 12940 genome, one window contains:
- a CDS encoding NAD-binding protein, with amino-acid sequence MIFALGVGAQLLAARLRLPSIIFYIAAGLAIGPLSGFVLPSRLFSLETFGAGPLSAIVGLSVAIIVFEGAFHLHLDRLREAPAATFRLVTLGAGIALVGTAVAVKLAFGTATWGLSFLIGALLVATGPTVIAPILQVVPVRDRVAAALETEGIVNDVTAAITAVVVFEVVVLSGNPPVELLSAFAERLGQGVLVGVIVAGVVYYLLRYIDLSPGDAPRNARLLVLAGAIVSYAGANYLSGEAGVAAAATAGIVLGNLDIPYEEDITAFKGDVTLLVLSFVFITLAAILELEVLFDVLVPGLIVAVAVAAVIRPLLMYVSTVGGRFTFGERAFMSFVGPRGIIPASVATLFAIELQSQGMAAEANVLIGTVFLVILATAVVEGGLARYVAQYFDVIPMRVIIVGGGRVGRALADRLEDRGENVVIIEDDETQVEEIRNDGFTAIIGDGTDTDVLRESGANNAKTVVAATGDDDTNLLVAQLASTNFEIEDVIARANNPDNVEAFEDLGVRTISSSMAVAWAIDNQIERPAIAHWMTDIDRVGDVQEVEVTSENLIGRSLREIGPELPDSCLIALVNRDGETIVPNAEFTIQAGDKVTLLGESDAVREGMAFCHQS; translated from the coding sequence ATGATCTTCGCGCTCGGCGTCGGCGCACAACTGCTGGCGGCGCGCTTGCGCCTCCCGAGCATCATCTTCTACATCGCGGCCGGACTGGCGATCGGACCGCTGTCCGGGTTCGTCCTCCCGTCACGGTTGTTCTCGCTGGAAACCTTCGGTGCCGGGCCACTCTCGGCGATCGTCGGCCTCTCGGTGGCGATCATCGTCTTCGAGGGGGCCTTCCATCTCCATCTGGACCGGTTGCGCGAAGCGCCGGCGGCGACGTTCAGGCTGGTCACCCTTGGTGCGGGTATCGCGCTTGTCGGGACGGCTGTCGCCGTCAAACTTGCTTTCGGAACCGCCACCTGGGGGTTGTCGTTTTTGATCGGTGCGTTGCTCGTGGCAACGGGGCCGACCGTCATCGCTCCCATCCTGCAGGTCGTGCCAGTTCGGGACCGCGTCGCTGCCGCACTGGAAACCGAGGGGATCGTCAACGACGTGACGGCGGCGATCACCGCGGTCGTGGTCTTCGAGGTTGTCGTTCTCAGCGGTAACCCGCCCGTCGAACTGCTCAGTGCGTTCGCCGAACGCCTCGGCCAGGGCGTTCTGGTCGGGGTGATCGTCGCCGGCGTTGTCTACTACCTGTTGCGGTACATCGACCTCTCGCCGGGCGATGCCCCGCGGAACGCCCGACTGCTGGTGCTCGCCGGCGCGATCGTCTCGTATGCCGGCGCGAACTATCTCTCGGGTGAGGCCGGCGTCGCCGCTGCTGCGACGGCGGGGATCGTCCTGGGCAACCTTGACATCCCCTACGAGGAGGATATCACCGCCTTCAAGGGTGACGTGACGTTGCTCGTGCTATCCTTTGTGTTCATCACGCTGGCGGCGATCCTCGAACTGGAGGTCCTGTTTGATGTCCTGGTGCCCGGATTGATCGTCGCGGTCGCGGTCGCGGCGGTGATCCGACCCCTCTTGATGTACGTCTCGACGGTCGGTGGCCGATTCACCTTCGGCGAACGGGCGTTCATGAGCTTCGTCGGCCCGCGTGGGATCATCCCGGCGTCCGTCGCGACGCTGTTCGCCATCGAACTGCAGTCACAGGGCATGGCCGCCGAGGCCAACGTTCTGATCGGTACCGTCTTCCTGGTTATCCTTGCCACGGCCGTCGTCGAGGGCGGCCTGGCGAGATACGTGGCACAATACTTCGACGTGATACCAATGCGAGTCATCATCGTGGGCGGCGGCCGCGTCGGCCGTGCGCTCGCCGACCGGTTAGAGGATCGTGGAGAGAACGTCGTCATCATCGAGGACGACGAAACACAGGTCGAGGAAATCCGAAACGACGGGTTCACCGCAATTATCGGCGACGGAACGGATACTGACGTGTTACGGGAATCCGGGGCGAACAACGCCAAGACAGTGGTCGCCGCGACAGGCGACGACGACACCAACCTGCTCGTCGCCCAGCTTGCAAGCACGAACTTCGAGATCGAGGACGTCATCGCTCGGGCGAACAACCCCGACAATGTCGAGGCGTTCGAGGATCTGGGTGTCCGGACGATTTCCTCGTCGATGGCGGTCGCGTGGGCGATCGACAACCAGATCGAGCGCCCGGCGATCGCCCACTGGATGACGGACATCGACCGCGTCGGTGACGTTCAGGAAGTGGAAGTGACCAGCGAGAACTTGATCGGTCGGTCCCTCCGCGAGATCGGTCCGGAACTTCCCGATTCCTGTCTGATCGCACTCGTCAACCGTGACGGCGAGACGATCGTTCCGAACGCGGAGTTTACGATCCAGGCAGGCGACAAGGTGACGCTGCTGGGCGAGAGCGATGCCGTCCGCGAGGGCATGGCATTCTGTCACCAGTCATAG
- a CDS encoding TasA family protein, which produces MTVGAASAAAGAGTMALFSDTESSTGNTVQAGTLNLSFDSGGSFAFSGNLKPNETTTKSVTLVSDGSLSGSLDVDVDYTEDDGNTGNHDKTAQEFAQNLEVQTLDYDNTDLTGRIDGGSPPTLFDLKYNDQTSGEATPNDLTDLPDPGDGTTFTVGFKLKDVKNKFQGDGVAVTFDFHLNQNDSQ; this is translated from the coding sequence GTGACCGTCGGTGCCGCCAGTGCCGCCGCCGGGGCAGGGACGATGGCACTTTTCTCCGATACTGAATCCAGCACTGGGAACACTGTACAAGCCGGCACACTGAATCTCTCGTTCGACAGCGGCGGCTCGTTCGCGTTCAGTGGGAATCTAAAACCGAACGAAACGACTACGAAAAGCGTGACGCTGGTTAGTGACGGATCGCTCTCGGGATCGCTTGATGTCGACGTGGATTACACCGAAGACGACGGCAACACCGGGAATCACGACAAGACGGCCCAGGAGTTCGCCCAGAACCTGGAAGTCCAGACCCTCGATTACGATAACACTGATCTCACCGGAAGGATAGATGGTGGCTCGCCACCTACGCTTTTTGACCTCAAATATAATGATCAGACCTCGGGGGAAGCGACACCGAACGATCTAACGGACCTGCCAGATCCTGGCGACGGAACGACTTTTACTGTCGGCTTCAAACTGAAGGACGTCAAGAACAAGTTCCAGGGCGATGGCGTGGCGGTTACGTTCGACTTCCATCTGAACCAGAATGACAGTCAGTAA
- a CDS encoding 50S ribosomal protein L40e — MAQFDKAEGRTLDKQICMRCNARNPERADRCRKCGYGNLRPKAKEPRNA, encoded by the coding sequence ATGGCTCAATTCGACAAGGCAGAGGGGCGAACCCTCGACAAGCAGATCTGCATGCGCTGTAACGCCCGCAACCCCGAACGTGCCGACCGCTGTCGGAAGTGTGGCTACGGCAACCTCCGTCCGAAGGCCAAGGAACCACGAAACGCCTGA
- a CDS encoding DUF367 family protein, which translates to MELHVRYEGDDDPEKCTARKLDRMDMVTLHRSARATPAGVVLNPFADRALSPADADHDRLVALDCSWETAEREAFDFAGVQRSLPFLVAANPVNYGTPFQLNTVEALAGGLVILGERAHAERILSKFRWGHTFLELNAEPLERYANCGDSSEVVAVQEEYLVEESA; encoded by the coding sequence GTGGAGTTACACGTCCGCTACGAGGGTGACGACGATCCCGAGAAGTGCACGGCCCGGAAACTCGACCGCATGGACATGGTGACGCTCCATCGATCGGCCCGGGCGACGCCGGCCGGGGTCGTGCTTAATCCCTTCGCCGACCGCGCACTCTCACCGGCCGACGCCGATCACGACCGGCTGGTCGCGCTGGATTGTTCCTGGGAGACAGCCGAACGGGAGGCCTTCGACTTCGCGGGCGTCCAGCGATCCTTGCCGTTTCTGGTCGCTGCCAATCCCGTCAACTACGGGACGCCGTTCCAGTTGAACACCGTCGAGGCGCTGGCCGGCGGGCTGGTCATCCTCGGCGAGCGCGCCCACGCCGAACGCATCCTCTCGAAGTTCCGGTGGGGCCATACGTTCCTGGAACTCAACGCCGAGCCCCTCGAACGCTACGCCAACTGTGGGGATTCCAGCGAGGTCGTCGCCGTCCAGGAGGAGTACCTCGTCGAGGAGTCGGCGTAG
- a CDS encoding redoxin domain-containing protein, with protein MLSPGEQPPAFTLPAVVEGDIETVSLDEYLGDRIVILAFYPGDFNPACGEESDLDELDLFTMQPDVAVIGIAPDTVFSHRKFAEEYDLAIPLAADTRGEVASAYGVDFEDEHGQHLAERAVFVIDLDGVVQYTWSTQDLRKVPPTEPIQRAVGDIGGDRAAVSRYRVAHAHYIEGRRAFTSAMGEFEDHDWMVSRSDFERAREEFTTATDQFASAGRFVDDDRLSEHFERARRKANALWQAADWLAEAADAFSSGDGEEGNAYRSDAESPLETARDLAEPLDPDDITVEDDEITIDPDALEDDDTVSAMEAIRSGMDEGAAAGGVDLELEEVTIETDDDDELPDHDDPDTETARRMREYAGAGMEIDDPGGAEDDQIADALAEADESIEPADATDEGEAKTDAGEQPPDGSRGQNGPAETEGSDRPAQREAETGHENEATGETETSDTAADAEADVTDEEIEEIAEELQSQSDETAADDERSE; from the coding sequence ATGCTGTCGCCGGGTGAACAACCGCCAGCCTTTACGCTCCCTGCGGTCGTCGAGGGCGACATCGAGACGGTGTCGCTGGACGAGTACCTCGGCGATCGGATCGTCATTCTGGCGTTCTATCCCGGCGACTTCAATCCGGCGTGTGGCGAAGAAAGCGACCTCGACGAACTGGATCTGTTCACGATGCAGCCGGACGTCGCCGTGATCGGGATCGCGCCGGACACGGTGTTCAGCCATCGAAAGTTCGCCGAGGAGTACGATCTGGCGATCCCGCTAGCTGCGGACACCCGCGGCGAGGTCGCGAGCGCCTACGGGGTCGATTTCGAGGACGAGCACGGTCAGCACCTGGCTGAACGGGCGGTGTTCGTGATCGATCTGGATGGCGTTGTCCAGTATACCTGGTCGACACAGGATCTCCGGAAGGTCCCGCCAACCGAACCGATCCAGCGAGCGGTCGGCGACATCGGGGGGGACAGGGCGGCAGTCTCGCGATATCGAGTCGCCCACGCCCACTACATCGAAGGACGCCGGGCGTTCACGAGTGCGATGGGCGAGTTCGAGGACCACGACTGGATGGTTTCCCGGTCGGACTTCGAACGCGCCCGCGAGGAGTTCACGACTGCCACCGATCAGTTCGCGTCGGCCGGCCGGTTCGTCGACGACGATCGGCTGTCAGAGCACTTCGAGCGTGCCCGGCGGAAGGCGAACGCACTCTGGCAGGCCGCCGACTGGCTCGCCGAGGCGGCCGACGCCTTCTCGAGTGGTGACGGCGAGGAGGGCAACGCCTACCGTTCGGACGCCGAATCACCCTTAGAGACGGCTCGGGACCTGGCCGAGCCGCTCGATCCAGACGACATCACTGTCGAGGACGACGAGATAACCATCGATCCCGACGCACTCGAGGACGACGACACCGTCTCCGCGATGGAGGCGATTCGGTCAGGCATGGACGAGGGGGCGGCGGCCGGCGGTGTCGACCTCGAACTCGAGGAGGTGACGATCGAGACCGATGATGACGACGAGTTGCCGGATCATGACGACCCGGATACCGAGACAGCCAGGCGAATGCGCGAGTACGCCGGGGCGGGAATGGAGATCGACGACCCCGGCGGGGCCGAGGACGATCAGATCGCCGACGCACTGGCCGAAGCCGACGAGAGCATCGAGCCGGCCGACGCCACCGACGAAGGAGAGGCAAAAACAGATGCGGGGGAGCAACCGCCCGATGGGTCACGCGGGCAGAACGGACCGGCCGAGACCGAGGGTAGCGACAGACCGGCCCAGCGGGAAGCCGAGACCGGTCATGAGAATGAAGCGACCGGCGAGACCGAGACGAGCGACACAGCTGCGGACGCCGAAGCGGACGTCACGGACGAAGAAATCGAGGAGATCGCCGAGGAACTCCAGTCCCAGAGTGACGAGACAGCAGCCGACGATGAGCGCTCAGAATAG
- a CDS encoding SipW-dependent-type signal peptide-containing protein — protein MTVPLRSFAAVLCVVLFVTAGSAATVSYFSDTEQASGTIQAADSFQGGGPGGGTPPGKKAYNDADGDGEYDSDEQTINKNRLRDFNDPDANLVIPSDIGSVSRNGNGNVSITAKSITSSAGFDAKNGGIHLNATDGEISISADSVIGQTGDVTIEATKDIDLNGVTVESDNGAITVSTDGHLDLDNAHLSSNCDIYLQAQTITAQSTTIDSGRAIDITADSDLDIDDATLTSSGSYDIDLQAQTVTARYASVQASNGGTVLNATSGTLDATGADMTGGNAGIVLESVGSMWLNDSTLTTQNGDVTADLGTSATTLYVDNTDIEYTNTLVYDPADISIVGTPKQGLGAVSPSSNP, from the coding sequence ATGACTGTCCCGCTTCGGTCCTTTGCGGCTGTACTCTGTGTGGTCCTATTCGTGACGGCTGGTAGCGCGGCCACCGTCAGTTACTTCTCAGACACCGAGCAGGCGTCCGGAACGATCCAGGCTGCGGACTCGTTCCAAGGTGGTGGTCCGGGCGGTGGTACACCGCCAGGAAAGAAGGCGTACAATGATGCCGATGGCGATGGTGAGTACGATTCTGACGAACAGACAATTAACAAGAACCGTCTTCGAGATTTCAACGATCCCGACGCTAACCTTGTCATTCCAAGCGATATCGGTTCAGTGTCACGGAACGGAAACGGTAATGTCTCGATTACGGCAAAGAGCATCACCTCATCTGCTGGTTTTGATGCCAAGAACGGTGGTATTCATCTCAATGCGACGGATGGGGAAATATCGATCAGTGCGGACTCGGTGATCGGCCAGACTGGCGACGTCACGATTGAAGCGACGAAAGACATTGATCTCAATGGGGTAACAGTTGAGAGTGATAACGGGGCGATCACCGTCAGTACTGACGGACATCTTGATCTGGATAATGCACATCTATCGAGTAATTGTGACATATACCTACAGGCACAGACGATCACTGCCCAGTCAACCACTATCGATTCCGGGAGAGCTATCGACATCACTGCTGATTCCGATCTGGATATCGACGACGCGACACTTACGAGCTCAGGGAGCTATGATATAGATCTACAGGCACAAACGGTCACGGCCCGCTATGCGTCCGTACAGGCATCGAACGGTGGCACTGTCTTGAACGCCACTAGCGGAACACTCGATGCGACTGGTGCGGACATGACCGGTGGAAACGCAGGGATCGTGCTTGAATCGGTCGGATCGATGTGGCTGAACGATTCCACACTCACGACGCAGAACGGTGATGTGACCGCGGATCTCGGGACTAGCGCTACAACGCTGTACGTGGACAACACGGATATCGAGTACACCAATACTCTTGTCTACGATCCTGCTGATATCTCCATCGTGGGAACTCCGAAACAGGGGCTTGGCGCTGTCAGCCCAAGTTCGAATCCCTGA
- a CDS encoding potassium channel family protein, producing the protein MSERNLDDRLSPKHDHVIVCEYRRDSAVFLDELDEFGIEYVLLSADRDAATALSDDGYAAIHDSPQDAAALERAGIDEARAVITDAGDATVNTILTVRSVDPDVEIIALTDDSDMREILLETGADSVLSPHGVLGHRLAEKAVSAFSAELSDTIDVGTDLEVTEVPIPHGSQLIGTRIRDSEIRERTGATAVGAWIDGELQLPLDPDATIQPNTVLIVTGSHDCLTVFGDVVRSAHAFDRHERIVVEDDAGHTTTLDPDRSLTGEERITVVGSDESIQQFLRRYDASPTDIEG; encoded by the coding sequence GTGTCCGAACGCAATCTCGACGACCGGCTGTCGCCCAAACACGACCACGTCATCGTTTGTGAGTACCGCCGGGACTCGGCCGTGTTCCTGGACGAGCTCGACGAATTCGGGATCGAGTACGTCCTGCTGTCAGCTGACCGCGACGCGGCGACCGCGCTGAGTGACGACGGCTACGCGGCCATCCACGACTCCCCGCAGGACGCCGCCGCGCTGGAGCGGGCCGGGATCGACGAAGCGCGGGCCGTCATCACCGACGCCGGTGACGCCACCGTCAACACCATCCTGACGGTCCGATCGGTCGATCCCGACGTCGAGATCATCGCCCTGACCGACGACAGCGACATGCGGGAGATCCTCCTCGAAACCGGCGCGGACAGCGTCCTCTCGCCTCACGGCGTCCTCGGACATCGACTCGCCGAGAAGGCCGTCTCCGCGTTCAGTGCCGAGCTGTCCGACACGATCGACGTCGGAACCGACCTCGAGGTGACGGAGGTCCCGATCCCCCACGGGAGCCAGCTTATCGGGACCCGGATCCGGGACTCGGAGATCCGCGAGCGGACCGGCGCGACCGCCGTCGGCGCGTGGATCGACGGCGAACTCCAGTTGCCCCTGGATCCGGACGCGACCATCCAGCCCAACACCGTGTTGATCGTTACCGGTTCACACGACTGCCTGACAGTGTTCGGCGATGTCGTCCGCTCCGCCCACGCGTTCGATCGCCACGAGCGTATCGTCGTCGAGGACGACGCCGGCCACACGACGACTCTCGATCCCGACCGCTCCCTCACGGGCGAGGAACGCATCACGGTCGTCGGCTCCGACGAGTCGATCCAGCAGTTCCTCCGCCGGTACGACGCCTCGCCGACGGATATCGAGGGGTGA
- a CDS encoding MBL fold metallo-hydrolase: MGIGDVRQVATGSCSDLWFVDTGMYAVSQYGSVYILDAERPAIVETGIGTHHDRILDALEEVGLAPEAIEVIAVTHVHLDHAGGAGFLAEACPNASIVVHEIGAPHLAAPERLWAGTKQAVGDQITHYVEPEPVPEARIREIEDGDRIDLGDHALRAHHAPGHAPHQVVYEDPANDAVFTGDAAGLYVPERGRVEPTSPPPDFDLEQALRDVETIQAIDPETLLYSHFGPAMATGQLAEYARTLSDWVQAVAAARAELEDDDAVIEHFAGETAASDIWGPDKGRGETAMNVRGVLTYLDRTA; encoded by the coding sequence ATGGGAATCGGTGACGTCAGACAGGTAGCGACTGGGTCGTGTTCGGATCTCTGGTTCGTCGACACCGGCATGTACGCGGTGAGCCAGTACGGGTCGGTGTATATCCTCGACGCCGAGCGGCCGGCGATCGTCGAGACCGGGATCGGGACCCACCACGACCGGATTCTGGATGCACTCGAAGAAGTTGGACTGGCCCCCGAAGCGATCGAGGTGATCGCGGTCACGCACGTCCACCTCGATCACGCGGGCGGGGCCGGATTCCTGGCCGAGGCGTGTCCGAACGCGTCGATCGTGGTCCACGAGATCGGGGCTCCCCATCTGGCTGCTCCCGAACGTCTCTGGGCGGGAACCAAACAGGCTGTCGGCGACCAGATCACCCACTACGTCGAACCGGAACCCGTCCCCGAGGCGCGGATCCGGGAAATCGAAGACGGCGATCGGATCGACCTCGGCGATCACGCACTTCGCGCCCATCACGCACCGGGCCACGCCCCGCATCAGGTGGTGTACGAGGATCCGGCCAACGACGCCGTCTTCACCGGTGACGCGGCCGGACTGTACGTCCCCGAACGTGGGCGAGTGGAGCCGACTTCGCCGCCACCGGACTTCGACCTGGAGCAGGCCCTCCGGGACGTCGAGACGATCCAGGCCATCGACCCGGAGACGTTGCTGTACTCCCACTTCGGGCCAGCGATGGCGACCGGGCAACTGGCTGAGTACGCACGGACGCTGAGTGACTGGGTGCAGGCCGTGGCGGCGGCACGGGCGGAACTCGAAGACGACGACGCCGTGATCGAGCACTTCGCCGGCGAGACGGCCGCCAGCGACATCTGGGGGCCCGATAAGGGACGCGGCGAGACTGCAATGAATGTGAGAGGTGTGCTAACATACCTTGACCGGACAGCGTGA
- a CDS encoding TasA family protein — protein MTEEDSKFTRRRVLGGLITVGAASAAAGAGTFALFSDSETSDGNTVQAGTIELTTNEASISTFTFDGIKPGGSANEHTWTLKNTGSISGSLDVSVTVSDNNDDESITGDIDKEKFAKAVQVDTLNYDGGLISNISGETDPNDVFDNSSANPYESLYDLANNADGDDDLSNHVDPGDGTDFKIGLSLHEDAGNDFQGEGVDVTFEFMLNQQDGQ, from the coding sequence ATGACAGAGGAAGACAGCAAATTCACACGGCGGCGTGTACTGGGCGGATTGATTACGGTCGGGGCCGCGAGTGCGGCGGCTGGTGCCGGGACGTTTGCGCTGTTCAGTGATTCGGAAACGAGTGACGGAAACACGGTACAGGCAGGAACGATAGAGCTTACAACTAATGAGGCTAGCATAAGCACCTTCACATTTGATGGAATAAAGCCGGGGGGGTCAGCGAATGAACATACGTGGACTCTAAAAAACACTGGGAGTATATCTGGTTCCTTAGATGTGTCTGTCACTGTCTCCGACAATAACGACGATGAGTCTATCACTGGCGATATCGATAAGGAAAAGTTTGCGAAGGCCGTGCAGGTGGATACCCTCAATTATGACGGCGGTCTGATTAGCAACATCAGTGGCGAAACGGATCCCAACGACGTATTCGACAATTCAAGTGCCAATCCTTACGAGTCCCTTTACGATTTAGCGAACAATGCCGATGGGGATGATGATCTAAGCAATCATGTAGATCCTGGAGATGGAACAGATTTCAAAATCGGACTCAGCTTGCATGAAGACGCTGGTAACGATTTCCAAGGCGAAGGAGTGGATGTAACGTTTGAGTTCATGCTGAACCAGCAGGACGGCCAATAA
- a CDS encoding sodium:calcium antiporter: MSSGVLADVAIVLLTSSAIWLGSGWLEAASDRLATHYGLPQVVQGAVIAAVGSSMPELATVVIAGLAGSLALGVGGIVGSAIFNVLVIPALAGLLTDDPIESNRTLVYKEAQFYMLAVSVLLITFALGVIYYPVDGVALAGTITRPLAVLPLALYGLYVFIQYQDTADHRASTVPPTDGDDTDPRRQWGLLAAGLVVIVVAVHFLVESVSALAETFGIPAFLLGVTIIAAATSLPDALVSVRAAREDRGVTSLANVLGSNTFDLLVAIPVGVLIVGDAAVDFAMAVPMFGVLTAATIALFTALRTDLWLSDREALGLLGIYALFVGWVVLETLDVLVDLLPNA, from the coding sequence ATGAGTAGCGGTGTCCTGGCCGACGTGGCGATCGTTCTCCTCACGTCGAGTGCGATCTGGCTCGGGAGCGGGTGGCTCGAAGCGGCTAGCGATCGACTCGCTACCCACTACGGACTCCCACAGGTCGTCCAGGGGGCGGTGATCGCGGCCGTGGGATCGAGCATGCCCGAACTCGCGACCGTCGTCATCGCTGGACTGGCCGGCTCGCTCGCCCTCGGCGTCGGTGGGATCGTCGGCTCCGCGATCTTCAACGTTCTCGTCATCCCTGCTCTCGCCGGGCTCTTGACCGACGATCCGATCGAGTCCAACCGAACGCTCGTCTACAAGGAGGCCCAGTTTTACATGCTCGCAGTCTCGGTCCTGCTGATCACGTTCGCGCTGGGGGTCATCTACTACCCCGTCGACGGTGTCGCCCTGGCGGGGACGATCACCCGCCCGCTCGCAGTCCTCCCGTTGGCTCTCTACGGGCTGTACGTCTTCATTCAGTATCAGGACACCGCCGACCACCGGGCAAGTACGGTCCCGCCGACGGATGGCGATGACACCGATCCGCGTCGACAGTGGGGCCTGCTCGCGGCCGGCCTGGTCGTGATCGTTGTCGCCGTTCACTTTCTCGTCGAGTCGGTTTCCGCGCTGGCCGAAACCTTCGGTATTCCTGCCTTTCTACTCGGCGTGACGATCATCGCCGCCGCGACCAGCCTGCCGGACGCGCTGGTGAGCGTCCGCGCCGCTCGGGAGGATCGCGGCGTGACGTCGCTGGCGAACGTCCTCGGCTCGAACACGTTCGACCTGCTGGTGGCGATCCCAGTCGGTGTTCTCATTGTTGGGGACGCGGCAGTCGACTTCGCGATGGCTGTCCCGATGTTCGGCGTGCTCACGGCAGCAACGATCGCGCTTTTCACCGCGCTTCGGACTGATCTCTGGCTGTCCGATCGGGAGGCGCTCGGCTTGCTCGGTATCTACGCCCTGTTCGTGGGCTGGGTGGTCCTCGAAACACTGGACGTGCTCGTCGACCTGTTGCCGAACGCGTGA
- a CDS encoding enolase-like domain-containing protein, protein MDYADVADLSVTIDDIELRQQEQETSSGFTRTTTTITLRGEERVGRGEDVTYDEEDHRALAESGGFSIEGSYTLDEFAERVESMDLFPGGPQRPPSRRYRRWALESAALDLGLRQAGVSLGEAVDRSPEPVRFVVSTTLGESPSFDRIAQLREAYPDVELKLDPTPEWTAELIDRLAAIDAVRILDLKGQYAHADVHQPPNATLYERVFGAFPDAIVEDPATSEETQPLLADHADRLSWDVPITDVDAIESLPFEPEWVNVKPSRIGSVEGLCDVVSYCQENDITMYGGGQFELDVGRSQIQTLASLCYPDGPNDVAPSAFNDPDVEGGLPASPLGPPEQTPGFGTH, encoded by the coding sequence ATGGACTACGCAGACGTTGCCGATCTTTCGGTCACGATCGACGACATCGAACTACGACAGCAAGAACAGGAGACCTCGAGTGGGTTCACGCGAACGACGACGACAATCACGCTGCGGGGCGAGGAACGCGTCGGTCGGGGCGAGGACGTCACCTACGACGAAGAGGACCATCGCGCACTTGCCGAGTCAGGGGGCTTTTCGATCGAGGGGAGCTACACACTCGATGAGTTTGCCGAACGGGTGGAGTCCATGGATCTCTTTCCGGGAGGACCGCAGCGACCCCCCTCCCGGCGATACCGGCGGTGGGCCCTCGAAAGCGCAGCCCTCGACCTGGGGCTTCGACAGGCCGGAGTTTCCCTCGGCGAAGCGGTCGATCGATCCCCCGAGCCGGTCCGGTTCGTCGTGAGTACGACCCTCGGCGAGTCACCCTCATTCGATCGGATCGCCCAGTTGCGGGAGGCGTATCCGGACGTCGAACTCAAACTCGACCCGACGCCGGAGTGGACGGCCGAACTGATCGATCGGCTGGCTGCGATCGATGCCGTCCGGATCCTGGATCTGAAAGGGCAATACGCCCACGCCGACGTCCACCAGCCACCCAACGCGACCCTATACGAACGGGTGTTCGGCGCGTTCCCCGACGCGATCGTCGAAGATCCGGCGACCAGCGAGGAGACCCAGCCGTTGCTTGCCGACCACGCCGACCGACTCTCGTGGGACGTCCCCATCACAGACGTCGACGCGATCGAGTCACTCCCGTTCGAGCCGGAATGGGTCAACGTCAAGCCCTCCCGGATCGGCAGCGTCGAAGGGCTCTGTGACGTCGTCTCGTACTGTCAGGAAAACGATATCACGATGTACGGCGGTGGCCAGTTCGAACTCGACGTCGGCCGCTCACAGATCCAGACACTGGCGTCACTGTGCTATCCCGACGGCCCGAACGACGTCGCCCCGAGCGCGTTCAACGACCCCGATGTCGAAGGTGGACTGCCAGCGAGTCCGCTGGGTCCGCCGGAGCAGACGCCCGGTTTCGGTACGCACTGA
- a CDS encoding signal peptidase I: MSRSLPAVRAIDWRRTGKLLGTVLFIAVVLLFVSIAIPQIVGADQSYVVQSDSMSPTIDAGSVVYVADVTPDRLSENEIITYRRGSENPVTHRIVEVVERDGQELYRTKGDANEGPDPTLVSADQVIGRVAFSIPYMGYVVAFAGTDLGIALLIIVPALLLAATELWELFVARDEDEPERTEGETG, encoded by the coding sequence GTGAGTCGATCACTGCCGGCCGTGCGCGCGATCGACTGGCGGCGGACTGGCAAACTTCTCGGAACGGTGTTGTTCATCGCCGTCGTCCTTCTGTTCGTCTCGATCGCGATCCCCCAGATCGTTGGCGCTGACCAGAGTTACGTTGTCCAATCCGACAGTATGTCGCCGACGATCGATGCGGGATCGGTCGTATACGTGGCTGATGTCACTCCCGACCGATTGTCCGAGAACGAGATAATCACGTACCGTCGTGGATCCGAGAATCCGGTGACACATCGGATCGTGGAGGTCGTTGAGCGCGATGGTCAAGAGTTGTACCGCACGAAGGGCGACGCGAACGAGGGGCCCGATCCGACTCTTGTCTCGGCGGATCAGGTCATCGGTCGGGTTGCTTTTTCGATTCCGTATATGGGGTACGTCGTCGCGTTCGCCGGCACGGATCTTGGTATCGCGTTACTGATTATTGTCCCTGCGTTGCTGTTGGCAGCGACTGAGCTATGGGAATTGTTTGTAGCCCGGGATGAGGACGAACCGGAACGTACAGAGGGTGAAACCGGATGA